The Fusarium falciforme chromosome 12, complete sequence DNA window CTTCTGTCATCTGACCCAGAATTTCACTCTGGCCATGTTGCAGAACGCGTCAGGTCATGAATGACTTGGCGACGAGGACCAACGGGCATGGGATGCTGAGCCAATGAGCTGGTGAGATGAGTAAGCCTTCGAACCGAGACATGGGTTATCACAGCATTCCTACGTGGATATTATGGGTCTCCTCAGTTGGTTCCCTCGGGCCGCTTCGATGGTTCTTGCGCTAAACCACGTTCCGCCTGCTAGACTGGCTCTAGCGGTGATCCTTGGCGCGTTAGGTTCTGGCTACCACGTCCTTATCACGAGGTTACGAGCTTGTTGTCGTTGGAGGTTGATGCTCTTGAGGTCGATGAAGTGATGCAACATGTAGAATAGTCACTGGTCAAGTCCAACTTGCCCTTCAACCCATTCCCACTCCAAGGGAATTTCTGACTGCCCACCCCTGTCTTCTACTAGCCCCCCATGGCTGCATATTCCGCGCTCCTGGGTGAGCCACCAACAAAGTCACCCAACCAACCCCGCCCCATTCCCGAGTTCCGCGGGCTGCGCGGATCAGGCAAAAGCCAACGGTGGAGGGTGTGACGCTGCAGTCCAGGGAATAGAATCCAGTCGTCCGTAGCGTTGCGACCCTGACGACCGTTACACGCTTGAGCTGATGATTGGCTGACGGAAGAGAAGCGCGTCAAAACCGTCTGGAAGGGCATGGGCCAGGATGGTGCAGACTGTGTTGGGGGTTGTCAGACACTTTGCAGCAGGGTGGGTAGGGGTTAACCATGGTAATGGTGTCTGCATGATTCTGACATGAACCACTATGACGGTGTTGGTGGTCTGCTCGGATAATTAAAGCAGTTGGGAGTTCTGACAATGGCGGTTCGGGGGCCAAACAAAGTCAAAATGTGGCTGCAAGGTTCAGAGTCCGACGCCACCGATCTCGTTGTTTGAGGGCTCGGTCCAATGACGCGGTTATTCACAAACAAGCGAGCGAGCTAACGGCATCTCAACTCTGAACATTTCTTCATAAACTTGCATACTCCCAGCCTCAGGTACCAGCGAAACCCATCTAGGCTGACCCGGAATCTAGGGCGATGCCAGGAAAGACACAAAAAGTTTAGAAGCTGGAAGGGCAGGATCATCGCCGCGTCCATCGTAGTGGTGTATGGAAGGGATCATGTGCTCAGCATGCGAAGGTAAGCGTATTCGTAGGCCGGACGCCCGATGAGTTGTGCTGGCTGCTTACCTGTCAGCAAGAAGCAAGTTTCTAAACAGACTTCTTCCTATACCAGCCCACTCAAAGATAAAAAACCTGTTTTGTTTCTTCAAATGAGCGGCAACTGTCTATCAAAGACCATGTGCAACAGCGAATAGGATGTAGTAGGAGTCATACTCGCCCCCTGTGGAACACATGGTTAGCCGGCGGCCGCTACTGCAAAGCTGCGGCGTCAGATCGATCGTGCAACGATTTAAATCTAGATAGTGGCCGAAAACAGCCAAAGGCTTGTTCTTCCCCTTGTCAAGTATAAAATCAGTTGCTGAGATGTTATATCTAGCTGTCCAAACCCCTCTACGATAAGGGTGAGAAGGGCGGAACAACTAACCTAGACCCCAACCGTCGATGTCTAGCTGATAGATGACCGATTAGCTCAGCGTGCAAGTTGGATCCGGACGTTTCAGTTGTTCAACTCCGTGGATGAATTTCTCTTTTCAATGTTTCATGCATCAAACTAACGTCCGCTGCTCACCGTGCTCACCAGCTAATATCGATCTCATGTTCCACAGCGCTATGTAATGTACATGTCCATATTACCCAATTTTTAGCCTCCAATCAGCAGGAAAAGCTCTCCATCCTGAAAGCAGATGAGTTCAGTGGCTACAGACGTCTGGCAAGACTCCTCGCGGTGCAACGGAATGAAGCTTACGGCCAGCAAGAAACCCTCATCAGGTCGCCCTAGTCTGTCAGGGATGGGGGACTTTTTGTCAGGGCTGCGCCTTGTCGTACGCAAAGCACTCAGGACACATACAAATACCTCTTCTATCTCTTTAACACAAAGCTTTCAGCGCTTTGGTGTTCAGATGTCGGCATGGCGACCCTCGAGGCAGTTATTCTGTATGATATCTCTATTAGACGTTGATGCTTGGCACATTGCTACTTCTGAGATGAATAAAAGATCTAAGTATCACTCTAGCTGGTACCCAAAAAATCCAGAGAGTTACTGCCTAGAACTATCGGGATACTGGCATCAGGATTCATTACTAAGACACTCACATTCAAGCGAATGACACATGTGTATGGCAACCAGAAGGTCCACTGGAACTCGACGTAATCCAGTAGAGGACTTCTTTGCGCTGACATTGTCACACACAAATATTCCCCCATGAGAAATCTTTTGATATTTAGGCTGATGGGGACCATGTGCGAGTGTTAGGTCTGATGGTTGCCAGTATCCTTCTGATGGTCATAGATTCTGCTCCCAGAAATGACCCTCGGATTGAAGTTTAAACAACCGAAATTTTTTAACATAATTACAATATGAAGACCCAATGTCGTAGacaattataataagagtctTGGGTGAATGGTGAAGCTGCCATGTTGCTACTCTTTTCTATGGGTGCAAACATACAGGAGTGAAAATCCCAAATCCGGTATAAGATAGTGCACAGAAGCCGCCTGGGATTACTTTCTGGCTTgtttttccttctttttttttttttttcttcccttaTGTCTACGTATGATCCTATCATCCCGCAAAACGGTGTCAGTCCGTGAGGAAGGAAAAGTTCGGCGAATTTGTCGGTGACTGGAGGTCGAGGCTACGATGTGGCGTTCAGCAGAAAAGTAAGCGCAACTCCGAGACAAACACAGCTTTGCAGCCAGACTTTTGAAGCTATTCCTTGAAGTTTTATATCTTGTACAAAGATGAATCCCCTTGGGTTCCATAGTCCAAGTTCTCGGTGCTCGGACTTTAATAGCCCGTGCCCACTTGTTCTCGGTGATTTCGGTTGAGCACAGACCGAGATTCGGCGTTGCAAAAAAGAGTGTGACGGCCAATTTCCTTCCTAGGAGAAAATTCGAGGTAAGATTAAGTACGTACAAGGTAAAAAAAACACTATAAAGTCTCGTGATGAAATATTACTCTGATAGAATCCTCACGACACAGGCTGACCAAATGCCGTTCCTGAGATCCCCCAATATTGCCATTCGCGGATAATCTCGACGATCACACAACCCCAGAGCCAAGGACACCTTGTCCCATTTCAGACCTCAAGCCGAGGTAGGTCCTTATGCGCGCCAAACAGACCCCAGCCGCTGAGGTGATGCCCTCACCGCATCTGCCACCCGGAACCTTAACCTACTGTGGGGGATCCTCGACAAAGCCTTAGAGGACGAGACTTTTACCCCACGGTTTTGTTGACAGCTTGCGGGGTCGTGGGGTAGGtcaggtataataaggttatgtGCGTGCGGGCTTGGAAATTCTCGTGTGTTGCGCTGTCACTTTGCTACTCGTGTCATGATGTGGTCAGGCGTGTATCGCCTTCAGGGCTTGCTTCTCTGTATCTCGCTCTTGGCCTCAGTGGTTGAGTCTATAACTGTTCATGCAAATGGAATCAGATATGTAGGCGTCCAGAATTACACGTCCAGGTAAGcttctcatcaccatcatcaaaggCTGCCTTGACTAAGATTTCTCTACAGGATCAACACCTTTTGGGGCATCAGATATGCTGAGCCTCCCGTCAAGGAGTTGAGATGGAGGGAGCCAGTGCCCTTCAATACTAGGTGGCGAGGTGTCAGGCACGTCAGGGCGACAGAACCTCCCCCGGCGTGCTGGCAGAGCACGCCCGCCTGGCGCGCCAATATACAGTCTGATCTCTGGCAGGATGAGGATTGCCTGCGCCTTAACATCCAGACGCCGATGGATCCAGCACCTCACCGGCTACCTGTGTTGGTCATGATCCATGGTGGAGGTGAGTTCCCTCTTCGGCTTGGATCTACCGGATGTTAACATCTTCGAGGCTACCTGGCAGGAAGTACGCAGTTTACAACAGGAGACAGCCTGGTCCACCAGTCCAACGGTTCCGTGATCTATGTGTCTATTCAATATCGCCTAGGCGCCCTTGGCTTCCTGGGCGGAGATGAGCTAAGAGGTGACGGAACGCAAGGAACATGGAACGCTGGTTTGCTCGATCAGCGACTTGCTCTCGACTGGGTTCGGGATAACATCCAATACTTTGGCGGTGATCCCACAAGAATCACTATCACAGGCAGCAGCGCTGGTGGTGGTTCTGTGGCCCTGCAGATGGTCATGTACGGCGGTAGACCAACCAATCCCCCATTTCAAGCAGCCATCCCAGGTATGGCATCCACCATAATCTCCCATCTCTGCTAACACGTCACTAGAGTTTCCTTGGTGGACGCCCATGTATGGAAATGATTGGGTTCAGGACCAATACAAACGTTTCCTTGAAGCTGCCGACTGCGACTCAATCAGCTGCTTGAGAAAGCTGCCAATCGAGGCTATCCAAGCAGCGACTCGGACTGCCAGCGAGTCAGCATATGCCGACAAGAAATACGCCTTTGGAACATTTTACTGGGGTCCAACAATTGACGGCCGAATTATCGAGGCGAACCTTCAGGAAGAATTCCGACAGGGACACTTCACAAAGGTGCCTATCCTGGTGGATCGAAATTTCGACGAaggcttcatcttctccaatACGTCCGTCGCCACCGATGAAGACGCCATGTCTGATCTTGCATCTCTGTGGCATGATGACACTGGCTATTATGCCGATACTGTTTGGAGTCTATACCCAGAGTCAAGCTACAACACTTGTCACCTCAGTAAACTGCCAGTTTACGACCTTTTGAAGAAGGCGGgggccatcaacaacaccctCACCAATAGCTTCATCAGAAGATCGGCGCTTTTCGGTGATGCACTCGTCGGCTGTCCAACCACGTACATGGCCCAGGCGGTGGCCAAAGCAGGCATACCAGCCTATAAGCTGATCTTCAACTCTGGATATCAGTTCCACTCTGCAACTGACAAGTTTGTGTACAGCAACTACACCAACGGTTCGTCACAATCCATTCGCTAAGCCATTTTATCCCACTAACAAATTGTTACAGCTGACGGGTCTCGGATCGCCCAGGGTGCCCAAATTCCCGGCAACGCCACTGTGGCCACCCTTTTGAGACAATACATTCTCTCGTTCACCATGTTCCATGAACCAAACGGCCTCGGTCCCGACAGCCATTATGTCCCCGAGTGGCCTAGATACACGTCACAAAAGCCGAAGGCTTTGTATCTGGCGAATTCGGGTGTCGAGGTGGTTGATGACTTTGAGTCTTCTGTCCAATGCCACTTCTTTCGAATGGGACGTGGAAACAATGCTGGCTTGTGGCCAGACTGGTAGCTCACCTCCTACGGAAGCCTGTTGGAAGGTTAAGGCTACAAGAAAATATATGATGGAAGCATTGAGCTGTACTGCAAGCAGTGTTGTGGGCATATGGTAGCTGCACTGTAAGGCAGAGCTCGTCTGCAAAATCATTACTTCAGCTCTTGCCTTATAAACTTGAAAAGACAAGAAAAGTCTTCGTCACACTTCAGTCAGGGGCTCAAGTTTGGTTACATGTAacctatattaagtattaagtgTTTGTTAGAAGTACGCAAGGAAATCCAAGAGAgtgtttgttgttggttAAAAATATGAAGGAGATTGTTCTTTTGTCTATGAAAAGTGAATAAGTCCAAGTCAATCCGATCTACCAGATCAGAGGATATCTATCAAGTCGCTGTCAATCAAAAACGCTCCCAGTACATACCGTACCATGTCTATATGCCAATGTCAATGTCTATACCCATTTCTAAAAATCACTCCAAAAACGCCCCTTAGGTGTCTATTCCCTACCCGCCTTTCCCTCATCGCGGTCAGCAGGTGTGCTAATGATAGTTCGACTCTCGCTACCATTAGGTAGGCTCTCTCCAACTGCAAGCCGGTTCGCCTCAAGGTCACGTTCAGGTGAGCTTCGGTCATTTGCAGCCCGAGAAGAGATTTGGTTGAGCACAAACTGCTCGCTTTGCTCAGTACTGAAACGAACAAACTTGTCATGCTGCGCCTGCTCGTTTTGATGTGCTTCGGCCTCAGCCAACAAGCACCTCTTGCGGACAGACCAAGCGCTTGTTACATGAGTGACCAACCACcaggagaagaggatgggAAGCGTTGTGCCGATATTGGCCCGGCAGCCAGACCAAATTCCGACAAGCAAAAGGTAGGTGTTGTGCGATGGCAAGGCCCATGACCAGTGGTAGAAGCCGGGCGTGAGCTCGAAGGGGTAAACGACGGAGgcgatgttggtgatgatccatgtgagaaggaagaaggcaaagaacTGCATGGGAATGAGAGTTCCGACTATTGTGTCGATAGTCAGGTAGTTGATGTCCATGTAGAACCAGATGCACATCCACGTCTCAACGAATTGGCCGGCTGTCACACCCCAGTCCTCGCGGAAAGCCCAAATGTATCCGGCCATGCCCAAAGCGGAGACAAAGGTAAAAATCTTTCCAGTGCAGAGTCGGAAGACGTACACGTCCCGTTTGGACTGGCCCGCAAGCATATTGGCCCCGCCAGTGATGCCATTCAGACCCATCTGAAAAAAGAATTGCATGATGATAGGCATCACCATGGACACTGTGTTGAGGAGCATTCGGGCTCCTTGGTTGGTAGGCATGATGTCCCACTCGGACGCTGTGAAGGGGTTGAGGAGCGCAGAGACTGAGGCCGGCCTTGTCAAGTTGGCGCCCTTCAGCACATCGGGGTTGGATAGCGGATAAAACTTGGACGCGGCGGCAACAAGAGACTGAATGCTACCCTTGAGAGACATGAAAGCAGATGGGTAGTATGCGCTGTTGTAGATGTAGGTGACAGCATCGTTGGGGTTGTAAGCAGTCGTGTTGTCGCCTTCGATGGTGCTCAGGAGTCGATCGGATGCGCCAGAGTGTGTATAGACGGCACCCCAGTAGCCATGGTTGCAGACGGCATCGCGCAGTGATTCGGGGGTAGGATAATCGGAGGACTTGGCGAACTTGACAGTGGGAAAATGCTTTGACTCCAGGGCACTGTAAGCACCCGAGATGGACCGGCCAATGTCTCCATTGTCGTAGTCGACGGCGAGAATCTTGAGGTTATGCAGGCGCGAGTTGGACTTGAACATGCTACCAAACATGTACGACATGTtcgcgaggaagaggagctgTATCAACACACCGGTCATAATGACGGGGATGATGTAGGCCTTCAATTTTCCAGCCCAGGCCGAAGAGCTCGCGGGCTCTCGGTTGGTGGATCGGGGAGGTATTATCGTCATGGTGTTTTTGGTTTGTGAGTTGCAAGCTGTTGACTTGTTTCTTAAGGGGTGGTTAGCACGAGtaatccatccatcttcaaGCGGCGGAGACGAGTTCATATGTAAAGGATCTGGACTGAGGTCGGCGGTTTGCCCCTGGACGGTATCGGGGTTATAGTCGCCGTGTCGCCGTGTCGCCGACCCCCGTGTTGGTTATAAATCTCGGCAGCCGCATGAATTGCTCGCCTCTTCGGTCTTCGGAAGTCAGCCCGGGCCTCAATGAGGCTTACCTATCCATAATGGCAGCTTAAAGCAGACCACTTGCGCTGCCCAAACGATGGGTTCTGGGCTGTCGGGTCAGATCCAGGTGTTTTGTGATTGGCTCCTCTTGATTACTAAGCGGCAGTTCTCGGGATGTGGGCGGTGGTGTCTTTCGTGTTGAAGCACGTGCACCCCTGAAAGGCATGGATTTACGTCATATGCCCCCATATTTGGCTGAAGAAAACATTGACAGCTCAAGATAATCGTGTGGAAAAGCAATTATCTTAGTAGCTCGGCCTTCGCGACGGAGATAGACCCAGTTTATTGCCGTGTCGGTGTTGCGGGAAACTCCCAAACTGCCGCCTTTCTCATCACGAACCAAAACAGTGACTTGGCCGTAATTGCGGCAACTCAACGTCATGCGGCTGCTGTGCCCTGCGCAGAAGCCGATGATATCGGCATAGCCAACAATTTGGCTTGAAGTCAGTACAAAGATAAGCAAAATGCATGCACGAACATGTTATACTACGCCCTTCTCAATCCCTATTCATCGGTAACAAGGCAGAGGTGTTGTAACCTGCATCTACCAAGGGAATATCTCGGGATCGCGATAGATCTTGGGTTCACCTCTCTGGGAATTACCCCTGGAAATATTTCTGGAAATGATGGGAGACAAGGCAGGGACGAAGTTTTTGGTCCCCCCTGAGCGCCTCCCCTCAGCCTTATCGGGAACCTAATTTTGCCCGCCGCCGATGGTTCGGTGCCGAGCGACGCCGTGTCGGGTGCACGGGCTTAGTGCATGAGTGTTGCAAGGAAATCAGAGTTTACTCGTCATTCAGAGTCGATTGATAGCATCagattacccttattattcCGCCATAGACTGTGTAGAGAGAAGTTACAGTCTGTTCTGGAATCGGAACGGAGACGCCAGGCAGAGTGGCTGTTGCATCCCGTGTTGAAGGGTAAACTTAAACCTCATACACGGTGGCATTCGGCCTCTGAATCGATGGCATCCGCGCTTATTtgttttctttaattattaatctaaccATGTTTACGTGGCAAGCACCACAATGGCCTGTTGTTAACCAAATCCTGTCTCCTTGGAGTTGAGAGTAATGGACGAGCCCTCGCCCAATTCATGGACTTTTCAATACAAAAAGATGAAGAACTGGAAATGATTGCTATTAATTGAATTCATACTGACCTCTTATGTAACAAAAGGCTGGTAAGCAGGGCAATTGAAGTCGTTTCCGATTTTGCCATAGGGTAGATCGGTCACTCGGATCACCATCTCGGTTTTTTAGGCATCCTAGCAACTCGCACAAACTGGCGGGGTCACCTCTAGCAACCCCATGTCAGTATTTCATCAGACATAACACTTATTGAAAGACGAGCTAAAATCTCATTTTACCGATATTCTTACGACGAAAAGTGAATAGGGTATCACAAACCATGTTTTTGACTCCGATGAGAATTATGGGTCCGTAAGAGCCGATGGCATATCTGAGGTATTACTGGCTGATAGAGAGTACAGGGAAGGCAGCACTACATGGCTGCATTGATAAGTACTTGCTAGCAGATCTTAGCATCGACGATGCCCCGCACACCTGACAACACAAATGAATTGATGGAGGAAACTCGTTGCCTGGCTACCTCAGTAGCCAGCCAGCATCCATGCCACTCGCTTATTGTTCTAGATGCCGTCGAACTCTTCCGTTGAATAACCGTGATTTATCCGCGAGGAAGTGCTTGAATCATGGTTCACACCATCAGACATTTTCATTCCAAGATCGTGAGGTTCGAGACCTCCCACCAAACGAGTCATACTAGTCAATTATAGTCATATTACATGCATTAAGTAGTATAGGTAAGTCTATATAGTTCGCTCTCTTACGGGCATCCAACTACTCTATGTACAAAGCAAGCTATTCTAACCGCTTGTTTAGGCGACAGGGCCAAAGAAGCTGAACTTGCCACTAGGGTCGtacttcttcttcaagctcTGCAGGCGCTGCTGCCGCCACGACTCGCTGCCATACCACTGCTTAGGCGTCTCATCACCGTAGGCATAGTTGACATAGGCACGCTTCTCAGGCAGACCGGAGCCCTTGTGGAGGATGTAACGGAGCTGGTTGCCGAgcttggcagccttctcGTCCAGGTCAGCACCGGCGGGCTTGTAGGTGATGAGAGGGGCAGTGAGGAGGTTGGCATCACGGAAGGCAAAGGCGGCCGACTTGCTGTCGACTGCGCGGAGACCCTGGGTGGAGTAACCCTCGAACATGAAGAGGGAGTTGGCAAAAGGAGAGCCAGATCCGACGTTGGAGGCAAAGTGCTTCCAGGCCTtcttcatggccttgatgtcgTAAGACTGGAGGTACAGAGGGAAGCGGGGGTTGACAAGGCCATCCTTCTGGCAGGGAGCAGCGTCGAGGCTGATGCCAGTCCACTTGGCGAGGTCACGGTAGTCTCCAGAGTCGGGCGTGATAGCGAGAGGACCAATGTCGTGGAAAGGCTTGCTGATGGCGGCATCAACAGTCTTGACGCCTTCCTGGATGATCCAGAAGAGAATGATGGGCTGGCAAGGGTTAGCGACAGGCATGATGGTAGACAGGGAGGTGAATTACGTTGTTGGGGTCGGCGTCAGGGTTGTTAAGCCAGTAAGACCAGTTGATGACACCCTCAGGCTGCTTCCTGAGGAGATGGTCGTTGGCAGCCTGGTAAACCTCGGCGACCTGGTCACCACTGTAGACGAGGGTCTCGATGGCCCAGTCGCTGTGCTCAATGTCGTAGATCTTGACAGTGGCAGAGGTGACGATACCAAAGTTGTGGCCAGCACCCTTCATAGCCCACCAGAGGTCAGAGTTCtggttgatggtcttgatggaACCGTCGGCGAGGACGACGCGAAGGGACACCCATTGGTCGGCGATGATACCATGGTGACCCTGGAGCCAACCGTGACCACCACCAAGGGCAGGGCCCATGTAGCTGACACACTCGCAAGTGCCAGTCACTATGGAGAGTCAGTACCATGTGTCGGGTGGAAGGGAGGTAGACGTACCAGTCTGCTTGCCAGCGGCCCAGAGGGTATCGGTGACTTTCTTGGAGGGGGCACCGCCACCGATCTTGACGGTCTTTCCGTCCTTGGCGACAGTAACACCGTTAAGCTGGTTCAGGTAGATCTCGATACCATGGTCCATACGAGCTAGAGTGGTGATGGCTCCATGGGCAGTGTTGTAAGCGAGGAAGGGGAGCTCCTTCTTGTTGGCATATTTGACCTAACAGAGTTATTACAGGTCCACGCAATGCCAAACAAAGGACCTACCGTTTCGGAAACATCCTTCTCCGTGCCAGGGACAACAACGACATTGATCGTGGGGGCACCCAGAACCGACCATCGAGTGGTGGCCTTGATAAAGTCATCAGAACCAGGGAAGTAAATCTTGGCAGACTTGGACAGCTTCTCTCCAAGCTTTCCAATGTCCTCAGGGCACTTTCCCCCCAAGCTCCCGCTGAGAGGAGTCGTGGCACAGACAGAGGTGGTCGCCCAGGCGGCGAGAGCCGTCAGGAGCTCGAGCTGAAACCAGCGCATTGCAAGACCAGAGACGCCACAGGGAGCGGATCAATTTCAAGGGGATCAAGTGTGGGAGTGCCTGCGGCCGTTTTGGAGGAGAAAAAAACTTCAGCTGCAGGAACAAGAGTCTAGTCTGGGCTGAACGAGTATTTAACCTGCATGCGGGATTTGGCACCGCCGCCTCACGACTCGCTGCATCAAGGATATCCATGATCACATTACGGAGGCAGCTTTCAAAAGTCTTCGGTCAAGAAAAAGCAATATCGACGCCACACTAGTAATAAATACAAGAGGTACATCAAGTTCGCTTAACCCCACTAAATGAGGTCAGAATATAGCAGGCTCGAGTCGGTAAGTAAAAATAACCTTCCCCTATAACCCCTGAAGTTATAGGGGAATTAGGGAGAGACCATACTGTAGTCAATCCCGGCGTGAAGTATCAGAAAGTAGTCACGGGGTTCAAGGATGTGGCGTTCATTAGCTTGGCCGAAAACTTTTGAAAGCTGCCTCCGTAAAAGAAGCCAAAATTCTCCCCTGGTTCTAGCGTTGTCAATTTCCCCATGCTTCTTTCCGGTGAGAGCAAAAAAAGCTCAAAGCCACCTTGAACCTTGCGAGTCTGTGCGGTCTAGATGCAGATTTAGCTGCCCCGTTCGAGTAAAGGCACCGGCGGCCCCTTAGCCCGCAACGGCTCCAAATGGTTCAAGCATGCTAGCGCGGACTACCCGGGTGGACCGGCAAATGAAGCCTGTTGTCGTCCAGCGGAAATCCTTCCGATTGAGTCAGGAACAGGGATCTACCGGGTGGTCCTCCACGGTCTGACGGCTAAGGGTTAACTGTAGTTCAAGTCCAATGCGGACCAGCCGGATCGACAAGTGAGGTCACAATCGCTCCGCTTCAAATCGAGCAGAGTCGTATGACAACTG harbors:
- a CDS encoding Carboxylic ester hydrolase, with product MWSGVYRLQGLLLCISLLASVVESITVHANGIRYVGVQNYTSRINTFWGIRYAEPPVKELRWREPVPFNTRWRGVRHVRATEPPPACWQSTPAWRANIQSDLWQDEDCLRLNIQTPMDPAPHRLPVLVMIHGGGYLAGSTQFTTGDSLVHQSNGSVIYVSIQYRLGALGFLGGDELRGDGTQGTWNAGLLDQRLALDWVRDNIQYFGGDPTRITITGSSAGGGSVALQMVMYGGRPTNPPFQAAIPEFPWWTPMYGNDWVQDQYKRFLEAADCDSISCLRKLPIEAIQAATRTASESAYADKKYAFGTFYWGPTIDGRIIEANLQEEFRQGHFTKVPILVDRNFDEGFIFSNTSVATDEDAMSDLASLWHDDTGYYADTVWSLYPESSYNTCHLSKLPVYDLLKKAGAINNTLTNSFIRRSALFGDALVGCPTTYMAQAVAKAGIPAYKLIFNSGYQFHSATDKFVYSNYTNADGSRIAQGAQIPGNATVATLLRQYILSFTMFHEPNGLGPDSHYVPEWPRYTSQKPKALYLANSGVEVVDDFESSVQCHFFRMGRGNNAGLWPDW
- a CDS encoding DUF3533 domain-containing protein; this translates as MTIIPPRSTNREPASSSAWAGKLKAYIIPVIMTGVLIQLLFLANMSYMFGSMFKSNSRLHNLKILAVDYDNGDIGRSISGAYSALESKHFPTVKFAKSSDYPTPESLRDAVCNHGYWGAVYTHSGASDRLLSTIEGDNTTAYNPNDAVTYIYNSAYYPSAFMSLKGSIQSLVAAASKFYPLSNPDVLKGANLTRPASVSALLNPFTASEWDIMPTNQGARMLLNTVSMVMPIIMQFFFQMGLNGITGGANMLAGQSKRDVYVFRLCTGKIFTFVSALGMAGYIWAFREDWGVTAGQFVETWMCIWFYMDINYLTIDTIVGTLIPMQFFAFFLLTWIITNIASVVYPFELTPGFYHWSWALPSHNTYLLLVGIWSGCRANIGTTLPILFSWWLVTHVTSAWSVRKRCLLAEAEAHQNEQAQHDKFVRFSTEQSEQFVLNQISSRAANDRSSPERDLEANRLAVGESLPNGSESRTIISTPADRDEGKAGRE
- a CDS encoding FAD-binding PCMH-type domain-containing protein, whose amino-acid sequence is MRWFQLELLTALAAWATTSVCATTPLSGSLGGKCPEDIGKLGEKLSKSAKIYFPGSDDFIKATTRWSVLGAPTINVVVVPGTEKDVSETVKYANKKELPFLAYNTAHGAITTLARMDHGIEIYLNQLNGVTVAKDGKTVKIGGGAPSKKVTDTLWAAGKQTVTGTCECVSYMGPALGGGHGWLQGHHGIIADQWVSLRVVLADGSIKTINQNSDLWWAMKGAGHNFGIVTSATVKIYDIEHSDWAIETLVYSGDQVAEVYQAANDHLLRKQPEGVINWSYWLNNPDADPNNPIILFWIIQEGVKTVDAAISKPFHDIGPLAITPDSGDYRDLAKWTGISLDAAPCQKDGLVNPRFPLYLQSYDIKAMKKAWKHFASNVGSGSPFANSLFMFEGYSTQGLRAVDSKSAAFAFRDANLLTAPLITYKPAGADLDEKAAKLGNQLRYILHKGSGLPEKRAYVNYAYGDETPKQWYGSESWRQQRLQSLKKKYDPSGKFSFFGPVA